One segment of Paenibacillus rhizovicinus DNA contains the following:
- a CDS encoding Mini-ribonuclease 3: MDVNAEGLNLWFHDPMKPINLMNPIVLAYIGDAVYEVLVRQYLISLPNHKPHHLHKQATQFVSAKAQFLILEKWRPHLSEEEADIVRRGRNAKSGTMPKNADPAHYKQATALECLVGYLYYGKQVGRLRELMAIAFGETDETLAEAGTTKENYDA; the protein is encoded by the coding sequence ATGGACGTGAATGCGGAAGGACTCAACCTTTGGTTTCACGACCCGATGAAGCCGATCAATTTGATGAACCCCATCGTACTCGCATACATTGGGGATGCTGTATATGAAGTATTGGTTCGGCAGTACCTAATCTCGCTGCCGAACCATAAGCCGCATCATTTGCACAAGCAGGCGACGCAGTTCGTGTCGGCCAAAGCCCAGTTTCTTATTTTGGAGAAATGGCGGCCGCACTTATCGGAGGAGGAAGCCGATATCGTGCGGCGGGGACGCAACGCGAAATCGGGCACGATGCCGAAGAATGCCGATCCTGCGCATTACAAACAAGCGACGGCGCTGGAATGCCTCGTCGGTTACTTATATTACGGAAAGCAGGTCGGACGTCTGCGAGAGTTGATGGCGATCGCTTTTGGCGAAACGGATGAAACGCTGGCGGAAGCCGGCACAACGAAGGAGAATTATGATGCGTGA
- the rplA gene encoding 50S ribosomal protein L1, translating to MAKHGKKYQEATKLIDAEATYESAEAIELVKKAATAKFDETVEVAVRLGVDPKKQDQAVRGVVVLPHGTGKTKRVLVFAKGEKAKEAEAAGADYVGDADVIAKIQQGWFEFDVCVATPDMMAEVGKLGRILGGKGLMPNPKAGTVTFDVTKAVQEIKAGKIEYRLDRAGQIHAPIGKVSFDSEKLNENLKTLIDALNRAKPAAAKGVYLKGISVSSTMGPGARLNAASFR from the coding sequence ATGGCTAAACACGGCAAGAAATACCAAGAAGCTACAAAGCTGATTGACGCCGAAGCAACTTACGAGTCGGCCGAAGCGATCGAGCTCGTTAAGAAAGCCGCTACTGCAAAATTTGACGAAACTGTCGAAGTTGCTGTGCGTCTGGGCGTTGACCCTAAGAAACAAGACCAAGCCGTTCGTGGTGTCGTTGTACTTCCGCACGGAACTGGTAAAACAAAACGCGTACTCGTTTTTGCAAAGGGCGAAAAAGCCAAAGAAGCAGAAGCAGCAGGCGCGGATTATGTTGGCGACGCTGACGTAATCGCTAAAATCCAACAAGGCTGGTTCGAGTTCGACGTTTGCGTTGCAACTCCGGACATGATGGCTGAAGTTGGTAAACTCGGCCGTATCCTCGGCGGTAAAGGCCTTATGCCTAACCCTAAAGCGGGTACAGTAACGTTTGACGTTACGAAAGCCGTACAAGAAATCAAGGCTGGTAAGATTGAATACCGTCTTGACAGAGCAGGTCAAATCCATGCACCAATCGGTAAAGTATCGTTCGACTCCGAGAAGCTGAACGAAAACTTGAAAACACTGATCGATGCGCTGAATCGTGCAAAACCGGCTGCAGCTAAAGGGGTTTACCTGAAAGGTATTTCCGTTTCCTCGACGATGGGACCTGGCGCTCGTTTGAACGCTGCTTCGTTCCGCTAA
- the sigH gene encoding RNA polymerase sporulation sigma factor SigH has translation MSIDLREWKTLDFDCKTDEDVVEMVREGDGEALEYLINRYKNFVRAKARSYFLIGADREDIVQEGMIGLYKAIRDFKGEKLASFKAFAELCITRQIITAIKTATRQKHIPLNSYVSLDKPIYDEDSDRTLLDVICGTRVSDPEELIINQEEFVGLEDKMSEILSDLERKVLMLYLDGKSYQEIAVELDRHVKSIDNALQRVKRKLERYLEVRDIGI, from the coding sequence GTGAGCATCGACCTCAGAGAATGGAAAACGCTGGACTTTGACTGCAAAACGGACGAAGACGTTGTCGAGATGGTTCGCGAAGGCGACGGCGAAGCGTTGGAGTATTTGATCAATAGGTATAAGAACTTTGTCCGGGCAAAGGCGCGTTCCTATTTTCTAATCGGGGCCGACCGCGAAGATATTGTCCAAGAGGGCATGATCGGACTCTATAAAGCGATTCGAGATTTCAAAGGCGAGAAGTTAGCTTCATTCAAGGCGTTTGCCGAGTTGTGCATCACGAGGCAGATCATTACGGCCATCAAGACGGCCACGCGCCAGAAGCATATCCCGTTGAATTCTTACGTTTCGCTGGACAAGCCCATTTACGACGAAGACTCTGACCGAACGCTGCTGGACGTTATCTGCGGAACGCGGGTATCAGACCCGGAAGAATTGATCATTAATCAGGAAGAGTTTGTGGGCCTTGAAGACAAGATGTCAGAGATTCTAAGCGATCTGGAGCGTAAAGTTCTGATGCTTTATCTGGACGGCAAGTCTTATCAGGAAATCGCGGTTGAACTTGACCGTCATGTGAAGTCGATTGACAATGCACTGCAGCGCGTCAAGCGGAAGCTTGAACGATATTTGGAAGTCCGTGACATCGGAATTTAA
- the secE gene encoding preprotein translocase subunit SecE — MAFLAKLKQSFGSTFSFFTDSFAELKKVRWPSRKELTSYSLVVFFTIIAVTIYFWVLDIGISALVELIV; from the coding sequence GTGGCATTTTTAGCTAAACTGAAGCAAAGCTTCGGGTCGACGTTTTCCTTCTTCACCGACAGCTTCGCGGAATTAAAGAAAGTCCGCTGGCCAAGCCGTAAGGAATTGACAAGCTATTCGCTCGTAGTTTTCTTTACGATCATAGCGGTGACAATTTACTTCTGGGTACTTGACATCGGAATTTCCGCATTGGTCGAACTGATTGTTTAA
- the rplJ gene encoding 50S ribosomal protein L10 has protein sequence MANAKIIEGKEQAVAEITAKLRESSSTVVADYRGLNVAQVTELRKQLREANVEFQVLKNSLVRRATAQAELSELDAVLAGPTAIAFSKEDAVAPAKILADFAKKNDALKLKGGVVEGQVFNADQIKALADLPSREGLLSMLLSVLQAPMRNFALAVKAVAEKQEA, from the coding sequence TTGGCAAACGCAAAAATTATTGAAGGTAAAGAGCAAGCCGTTGCGGAAATCACAGCGAAACTTCGTGAGAGCTCCAGCACGGTTGTGGCCGATTACCGTGGTCTAAACGTTGCGCAAGTAACAGAACTTCGTAAGCAATTGCGCGAAGCTAACGTCGAGTTTCAAGTATTGAAAAACTCGCTCGTTCGCCGTGCGACTGCACAAGCGGAACTGTCTGAATTGGATGCTGTCCTAGCAGGCCCTACGGCTATCGCTTTCAGCAAAGAGGATGCAGTTGCTCCAGCCAAAATTCTGGCTGACTTCGCTAAGAAGAACGATGCTCTGAAACTTAAGGGCGGCGTAGTAGAAGGTCAAGTGTTTAACGCGGATCAAATCAAAGCGCTGGCAGATCTGCCGTCCCGCGAAGGTTTGCTTTCCATGCTCCTCAGCGTGCTTCAAGCACCTATGCGCAACTTTGCCCTTGCGGTTAAAGCTGTTGCAGAAAAACAAGAAGCTTAA
- the rplK gene encoding 50S ribosomal protein L11, with translation MAKKVIKLVKLQVPAGKANPAPPIGPALGQAGVNIMAFCKEFNARTADQAGLIIPVVITVFEDRSFTFETKTPPAAVLLRVAAKIAKGSGEPNKKKVATVNRSVVREIAEQKMPDLNAASVEAAMRMVEGTARSMGVVIED, from the coding sequence ATGGCAAAAAAGGTCATCAAGTTGGTAAAACTGCAAGTTCCAGCGGGTAAAGCGAATCCGGCTCCGCCGATCGGTCCAGCGCTAGGTCAAGCAGGTGTTAACATCATGGCGTTCTGTAAAGAGTTCAACGCTCGTACAGCTGATCAAGCGGGTCTTATCATTCCGGTTGTAATCACAGTGTTCGAGGATCGTTCGTTCACTTTCGAAACGAAAACTCCGCCGGCTGCTGTTCTTCTTCGTGTTGCTGCTAAGATCGCTAAAGGATCCGGCGAACCGAACAAGAAGAAAGTTGCTACGGTTAATCGTTCCGTCGTTCGTGAGATCGCAGAACAAAAAATGCCAGACCTCAACGCAGCTTCTGTAGAAGCAGCTATGCGCATGGTTGAAGGTACTGCGCGCAGCATGGGCGTTGTAATCGAGGACTAA
- the rpmG gene encoding 50S ribosomal protein L33 has protein sequence MRVIITLACTNCKQRNYASSKNKRNHPDRIEMKKFCKYCNEHTPHRETR, from the coding sequence ATGCGGGTAATTATTACGTTGGCTTGCACAAACTGCAAACAAAGAAACTATGCTTCCAGCAAGAACAAACGGAATCACCCTGACCGTATTGAGATGAAGAAGTTCTGCAAGTATTGTAACGAGCATACTCCTCATCGCGAAACAAGATAG
- the rplL gene encoding 50S ribosomal protein L7/L12 has product MSKEQILEAIKGMNVLELNDLVKAIEEEFGVTAAAPVAFGGGAAAAVVEEQSEFDVILNNAGASKINVIKAVREITGLGLKEAKDLVDGAPKAIKEKVSKEDAEAVKAKLEEAGASVEVK; this is encoded by the coding sequence ATGAGTAAAGAGCAAATCTTGGAAGCCATCAAAGGCATGAACGTTCTTGAACTGAACGACCTGGTTAAAGCAATCGAAGAAGAATTCGGCGTAACTGCTGCAGCACCTGTAGCATTCGGCGGCGGCGCAGCTGCAGCTGTAGTCGAAGAGCAATCCGAGTTCGACGTTATCTTGAACAACGCTGGTGCTTCCAAAATCAACGTTATCAAAGCAGTTCGCGAAATCACAGGTCTTGGCCTGAAAGAAGCGAAAGACCTTGTTGACGGCGCTCCTAAAGCAATCAAAGAAAAAGTATCCAAAGAGGATGCTGAAGCTGTTAAAGCTAAACTCGAAGAAGCTGGCGCTTCCGTAGAAGTGAAGTAA
- the nusG gene encoding transcription termination/antitermination protein NusG translates to MEKRWYVVHTYSGYENKVKANLEKRVESMGMEDKIFRVLVPMEEEVVDKDGKKKTVMRKVYPGYVLVEMVQTDDSWYVVRNTPGVTGFVGSTGSGSKPTPLLPDEVEQILKHMGMEEPKPKIEFDLKETVRVKVGPFANFVGTVEEILLDKSKLKVHVNMFGRETPVELDYGQVEKV, encoded by the coding sequence ATGGAGAAAAGATGGTATGTTGTTCACACCTATTCAGGGTATGAGAACAAAGTGAAAGCGAACCTCGAGAAACGCGTTGAATCCATGGGCATGGAGGACAAAATCTTCCGTGTGCTTGTTCCGATGGAAGAAGAAGTGGTAGACAAAGACGGCAAGAAAAAAACCGTCATGCGTAAAGTTTACCCCGGCTACGTTCTAGTGGAAATGGTGCAAACTGACGATTCTTGGTATGTTGTTCGTAACACTCCAGGCGTAACCGGATTTGTCGGTTCGACAGGCTCGGGTTCAAAACCAACTCCGCTTTTGCCTGATGAAGTGGAACAAATTTTGAAACACATGGGCATGGAAGAACCGAAACCGAAAATCGAATTCGATTTGAAGGAGACGGTACGCGTTAAGGTCGGGCCATTCGCTAATTTTGTCGGAACGGTGGAAGAGATTCTGCTCGACAAAAGCAAGTTGAAGGTTCACGTTAACATGTTCGGCAGAGAGACTCCGGTTGAGCTGGATTACGGCCAAGTGGAGAAGGTATAA
- the cysS gene encoding cysteine--tRNA ligase — MTLRIYNTLSREKEVFKPLVPGKVNMYVCGPTVYDYIHIGNARPAIFFDVVRRYLESLDYAVNYVVNFTDVDDKLIRKAEQLGTTVPEVAERFIAAFKENIEGLGIHKASMNPRVTENIPEIIALIEELVANGHAYENGGDVFFRTSTFPSYGKLSHQNLEELQLGIRIGVDERKENGQDFVLWKAAKPGEINWDSPWGPGRPGWHIECSAMARKYLGDTLDIHGGGHDLQFPHHECEIAQSESVTGKPLATYWMHNGYININNEKMSKSLGNGITVQDMLTRIKPAVIRYFMLSAHYRSPLNFSDETIAQAENSIERIANSVANIKHRLSAAVSDPGEELAPLQARIDEIKALFNAKMDDDFNTPDAITAVFELVSEANLHLQRPVVSPEALQLLLAAFESFDRVLGLLAADEELLDTEIDALIIERTEARSSKNWKRADEIRDLLAAQGIVLEDTPQGIRWKRK; from the coding sequence ATGACGTTACGAATATATAATACCTTGTCGCGCGAGAAGGAAGTTTTCAAGCCCCTTGTACCGGGTAAAGTAAACATGTATGTTTGCGGACCGACCGTTTATGACTATATTCACATCGGCAACGCGCGTCCGGCGATTTTCTTCGACGTCGTGCGCCGGTACTTGGAGTCGCTTGATTATGCCGTCAATTACGTTGTCAATTTCACCGATGTCGACGATAAACTGATCCGCAAAGCGGAACAGCTCGGTACGACGGTACCGGAAGTGGCCGAGAGGTTCATCGCCGCGTTCAAAGAGAACATCGAAGGACTCGGTATTCATAAAGCATCCATGAATCCGCGCGTAACGGAGAACATTCCCGAAATTATCGCGTTGATCGAAGAGCTCGTTGCCAACGGCCATGCGTACGAGAACGGAGGCGACGTGTTCTTCCGAACGAGCACGTTCCCAAGCTACGGTAAACTGTCGCATCAGAACTTGGAAGAATTGCAGCTTGGCATCCGGATCGGCGTCGACGAGCGCAAGGAAAACGGTCAGGACTTCGTGTTGTGGAAAGCGGCGAAGCCCGGCGAGATTAACTGGGACAGTCCTTGGGGACCGGGACGTCCGGGCTGGCATATTGAATGCTCGGCGATGGCGCGCAAATATTTGGGCGACACCTTGGATATCCATGGCGGCGGGCATGACCTGCAGTTCCCGCATCACGAATGCGAAATCGCGCAGTCGGAATCCGTGACGGGCAAACCGCTCGCCACGTATTGGATGCATAACGGGTATATTAATATTAACAACGAGAAAATGTCCAAGTCGCTCGGCAACGGCATTACTGTTCAAGACATGCTGACACGGATCAAGCCGGCCGTTATTCGTTACTTTATGCTTTCCGCGCACTACCGTAGCCCGCTCAACTTCAGCGACGAGACGATTGCCCAAGCGGAGAACAGCATCGAGCGGATCGCCAATTCCGTAGCGAACATTAAGCATCGCCTGTCCGCCGCGGTCAGCGATCCTGGCGAGGAATTGGCGCCGCTGCAAGCGCGGATCGATGAGATCAAGGCGCTGTTCAACGCGAAGATGGATGATGACTTCAATACGCCGGATGCGATCACGGCCGTATTCGAATTGGTCAGCGAGGCAAACCTGCATCTCCAGCGTCCGGTGGTTTCGCCGGAGGCGCTTCAGCTTTTGCTCGCGGCATTCGAATCGTTCGACCGCGTGCTCGGTTTGCTCGCGGCCGACGAAGAACTGCTGGATACGGAGATCGACGCGTTGATCATTGAACGTACGGAAGCTCGCAGCAGCAAGAACTGGAAGCGGGCCGACGAGATTCGCGACCTGCTCGCGGCACAGGGAATTGTGTTGGAAGATACGCCGCAGGGCATCCGTTGGAAACGCAAATGA
- the rlmB gene encoding 23S rRNA (guanosine(2251)-2'-O)-methyltransferase RlmB translates to MMREREHEHEDDSQEWIAGKHPVMEALRSGREINKIWVAEQAQKNAQPIILEAKKAGLIVQIVDKRKLDQMVEGMAHQGVVAQAAAHRYFEVDELLSRAKDSGEMPFFLLLDEIEDPHNLGSILRTAECTGVHGVIIPKRRSASLTATVTKTSAGAVEYVPVARITNMAQTIDKLKEAGVWVAGADVGAERDVFTSGMKFDMPLAIVIGNEAKGIGRLIREKCDFLIKLPMHGQLNSLNASVAAGVLMYEVLRQRLGK, encoded by the coding sequence ATGATGCGTGAGCGTGAGCATGAACATGAAGATGATTCGCAGGAATGGATAGCAGGCAAGCATCCCGTAATGGAGGCGCTGCGTTCGGGACGCGAAATCAATAAAATCTGGGTCGCGGAACAAGCGCAGAAGAATGCGCAGCCGATTATTCTGGAAGCCAAGAAAGCGGGACTTATCGTCCAAATCGTCGATAAGCGCAAGCTTGACCAAATGGTAGAGGGCATGGCGCACCAGGGGGTCGTTGCACAGGCGGCTGCCCACCGTTACTTCGAGGTGGATGAACTGCTGAGCCGGGCGAAAGACAGCGGTGAAATGCCCTTCTTCCTGCTGTTGGACGAGATCGAGGATCCCCACAACTTGGGCTCCATTCTGCGGACGGCGGAGTGCACGGGAGTACACGGCGTCATTATTCCTAAGCGCCGTTCGGCGTCTTTGACGGCTACCGTGACCAAGACATCAGCCGGGGCGGTAGAGTACGTGCCGGTCGCGCGGATCACGAATATGGCACAAACGATCGACAAGTTGAAGGAAGCGGGCGTCTGGGTAGCAGGTGCGGATGTCGGCGCGGAGCGGGACGTGTTTACATCCGGGATGAAGTTCGATATGCCGCTGGCTATCGTCATCGGCAATGAAGCGAAGGGAATCGGAAGACTTATTCGTGAGAAATGCGATTTTCTCATCAAGCTTCCGATGCACGGACAACTGAATTCGTTGAACGCATCCGTCGCTGCCGGTGTTCTGATGTATGAAGTGTTGCGCCAGCGTCTCGGCAAATAG
- the gltX gene encoding glutamate--tRNA ligase has translation MSDSIRVRYAPSPTGHLHIGNARTALFNYLFARNLGGKFIIRIEDTDVKRNVAGGEESQLTYLKWLGITWDESVDIGGGYGPYRQTERLDIYREYWQDLLDRGLAYKCYCTEEELEQEREEQTARGEMPRYSGKHRSLTAEEQAAFEAEGRIPSIRFRVPENKTYTFNDLVKGQISFESDGIGDFVIVKKDGIPTYNFAVALDDHLMAISHVLRGEDHISNTPRQLMIYEAFGWEPPVFGHMTLIVNENRKKLSKRDESIIQFIEQYDKLGYLPEAMFNFITLLGWSPEGEQEIFSRDELISVFTANRLSKSPAVFDTNKLAWMNNDYMKRTELPRVVDLCIPHLEAAGRITGDLSDSQRAWINDLVALYQDKLRSASEIVPLTELFYLPEPADEEEAVTVLAEEQVPTVLTAFLEQVKTMDALTIDGIKAAIKAVQQSTGFKGKQLFMPIRAALTGQTHGPDLNATIVLLGQAKVQERLQGRLSSQQR, from the coding sequence ATGTCCGATTCAATCAGAGTGCGTTATGCGCCGTCTCCAACGGGGCATCTGCACATCGGCAATGCCAGAACGGCCTTATTCAATTATTTGTTCGCCCGCAATCTTGGCGGGAAATTCATCATTCGGATCGAGGATACGGACGTTAAACGGAACGTCGCGGGCGGCGAGGAAAGCCAACTGACGTATTTGAAATGGCTCGGCATTACATGGGATGAGAGCGTGGATATCGGAGGAGGATACGGTCCGTACCGTCAAACGGAACGGCTCGATATCTACCGTGAATACTGGCAGGATCTGCTGGACCGCGGGCTGGCTTATAAATGTTACTGCACGGAAGAAGAGCTGGAGCAGGAGCGGGAAGAACAGACGGCTCGCGGCGAAATGCCCCGTTATTCCGGCAAGCACCGCAGCCTGACGGCAGAGGAGCAGGCGGCGTTCGAAGCGGAAGGCCGCATCCCAAGCATCCGGTTCCGCGTTCCGGAGAATAAGACGTATACCTTCAACGATTTGGTCAAAGGCCAGATCAGCTTCGAATCGGACGGCATCGGCGATTTCGTTATCGTGAAGAAGGACGGTATTCCGACTTATAACTTCGCGGTAGCGCTGGATGACCACCTGATGGCGATCAGCCACGTGCTTCGCGGCGAGGATCATATTTCCAACACGCCGCGCCAGCTGATGATCTATGAAGCGTTCGGTTGGGAACCGCCGGTATTCGGCCACATGACGCTGATCGTCAACGAGAACCGCAAGAAGCTGAGCAAGCGCGATGAATCCATCATTCAATTCATCGAACAGTACGATAAGCTGGGTTATCTGCCCGAAGCGATGTTCAATTTCATCACACTGCTCGGCTGGTCGCCGGAAGGCGAACAGGAGATCTTCTCGCGCGACGAGTTGATCTCGGTGTTCACCGCCAACCGTCTCAGCAAGAGCCCAGCCGTGTTCGATACGAACAAGCTGGCGTGGATGAACAATGACTATATGAAGAGAACCGAGCTTCCGCGCGTCGTGGATCTCTGCATTCCGCATCTGGAGGCGGCCGGCCGCATAACCGGAGACCTCTCCGACAGCCAGCGCGCTTGGATCAACGATCTAGTCGCGCTGTACCAAGATAAGCTCCGCTCCGCGTCGGAAATCGTACCGCTGACGGAACTCTTCTACCTGCCTGAACCGGCAGACGAAGAAGAAGCGGTCACCGTCCTGGCCGAAGAACAGGTGCCGACGGTGCTGACGGCTTTCCTGGAGCAAGTGAAGACGATGGACGCGCTGACGATCGACGGCATCAAAGCAGCGATCAAAGCCGTTCAACAATCGACCGGATTCAAAGGCAAACAGCTATTCATGCCGATCCGCGCAGCGCTGACGGGACAGACGCACGGTCCTGATTTGAATGCGACTATCGTCCTGCTCGGCCAAGCGAAGGTACAGGAACGTCTACAGGGCCGTCTAAGCTCGCAGCAGCGTTAA
- a CDS encoding NYN domain-containing protein has protein sequence MRRRDDVLLVDGYNMIGAWPELAVLRDKDLEDARDRLLELLADYQGFTGMTVVVVFDAHQVPGVGSTFKQHRLTVVYTKEKETADACIERLASELAMRSRNIHVATSDLVEQHVAFGKGALRISARELLIAIKQNRKAIEQKVEQKSKVRNELDGNLSMDIRMKLENWRRGKN, from the coding sequence GTGCGCCGGCGAGATGATGTCCTGCTCGTTGACGGTTACAATATGATCGGAGCATGGCCGGAGCTTGCTGTCCTCCGGGACAAGGATCTGGAGGACGCGCGCGACCGTCTGTTGGAGTTGCTGGCGGATTATCAAGGATTCACAGGGATGACGGTCGTGGTTGTGTTCGATGCCCATCAGGTGCCCGGTGTTGGATCTACGTTCAAGCAGCATCGGTTGACGGTCGTTTACACCAAAGAGAAGGAAACGGCAGACGCCTGCATCGAGCGGCTAGCCTCGGAACTGGCCATGCGCAGCCGGAATATTCATGTCGCCACTTCAGACTTGGTGGAACAGCATGTCGCTTTCGGTAAAGGCGCGCTCCGTATATCCGCAAGGGAATTGCTTATCGCGATCAAGCAGAACCGTAAGGCCATTGAGCAAAAGGTCGAGCAGAAAAGCAAGGTTCGGAATGAACTGGACGGCAACCTTAGCATGGATATCCGAATGAAGCTGGAGAATTGGCGCAGAGGGAAGAATTAG
- the cysE gene encoding serine O-acetyltransferase — translation MLRTMRSDIQAVLENDPAARNRFEVVFTYSGLHAIWAHRVAHALFKRKWFTVARVISQTSRFFTGIEIHPGARIGERLFIDHGMGIVIGETCEIGDNVIIYQGVTLGGTGKEKGKRHPTIGNNVVLASGAKVLGSFKVGDNVNIGANSVVLREVPANSTVVGIPGRVVKRNGARVNDRLDHAQLPDPVIEMLLALQKEVAELRAELDREKEKTKARHKQPVAGGETRS, via the coding sequence ATGCTGCGCACGATGAGATCGGATATCCAGGCCGTGCTCGAGAATGACCCTGCCGCCCGGAACAGGTTTGAGGTCGTATTCACGTACTCGGGGCTTCATGCGATCTGGGCGCATCGAGTCGCGCACGCCTTGTTCAAGCGCAAATGGTTTACGGTCGCCCGCGTCATTTCTCAGACGAGCCGGTTTTTCACGGGGATCGAAATCCATCCCGGCGCGCGGATCGGAGAGCGGTTGTTCATCGACCACGGCATGGGCATCGTCATTGGGGAAACCTGTGAAATCGGCGATAACGTCATCATCTATCAAGGGGTCACGCTCGGCGGTACGGGGAAAGAGAAAGGCAAACGCCATCCGACGATCGGCAACAATGTCGTCCTTGCTTCCGGGGCGAAGGTTCTAGGCTCCTTCAAGGTTGGAGACAATGTGAATATCGGCGCGAATTCCGTTGTGCTGCGCGAGGTACCGGCCAACAGCACGGTTGTCGGTATTCCGGGCAGGGTCGTCAAACGCAACGGCGCACGGGTCAACGATCGGCTCGATCATGCACAGCTTCCCGACCCTGTTATTGAAATGCTCCTGGCGCTGCAGAAGGAAGTGGCGGAATTGCGGGCGGAGCTTGATCGCGAGAAAGAGAAGACGAAGGCAAGACATAAACAGCCAGTAGCTGGAGGAGAAACGAGATCATGA
- a CDS encoding class I SAM-dependent methyltransferase, which yields MSDHYYTQSPGTKHDRQQIEAALRGHQLRFVTDAGVFSKTGVDFGSHVLLDALEVGESDRILDVGCGYGPMGITAAKLAPGGQVTMIDINERAVALANENVRLNGVKNASAIQSDLYERIQGQLFDTILTNPPIRAGKEVVHRIFEEGAKLLKPGGSMWVVIQKKQGAPSAEAKLEAVYGNVEEVTKEKGYRIFRARKEQ from the coding sequence ATGTCGGACCACTATTACACGCAATCGCCGGGAACCAAGCATGATCGACAGCAGATCGAAGCCGCCCTTCGCGGTCATCAACTGCGGTTTGTGACAGATGCCGGCGTATTTTCGAAGACTGGCGTCGATTTTGGGAGCCACGTGTTGCTTGATGCGCTGGAAGTTGGCGAAAGCGACCGTATCTTGGATGTGGGCTGCGGGTATGGGCCAATGGGTATTACGGCGGCAAAGCTCGCCCCCGGCGGTCAAGTGACGATGATCGACATTAATGAACGGGCTGTGGCGCTGGCGAACGAGAACGTTCGTTTGAATGGCGTGAAGAACGCGTCTGCCATACAGAGCGATCTTTACGAGCGTATCCAGGGTCAACTGTTCGATACGATTCTCACCAATCCCCCGATAAGGGCGGGTAAGGAAGTCGTTCATCGGATCTTCGAAGAAGGAGCTAAGCTGCTGAAGCCGGGCGGTTCGATGTGGGTCGTCATTCAGAAGAAGCAAGGAGCCCCTTCCGCGGAAGCGAAATTGGAAGCTGTCTACGGTAACGTGGAAGAAGTAACGAAGGAAAAAGGGTACCGCATATTCAGGGCTCGCAAAGAGCAATAG